The proteins below come from a single uncultured Carboxylicivirga sp. genomic window:
- a CDS encoding FeoB-associated Cys-rich membrane protein gives MIQEIITYLIVAWAFYKVGVFFYRIFKPSKGTSSCISGGACPSCEAKTSLFKDIKNGKYPTLVEDIK, from the coding sequence ATGATACAAGAAATTATTACATATCTGATTGTTGCCTGGGCTTTTTACAAAGTTGGTGTATTCTTTTACCGGATATTTAAACCTTCGAAAGGAACATCTTCTTGTATTAGTGGCGGAGCTTGTCCATCATGCGAAGCAAAAACCAGTTTATTTAAAGACATAAAAAATGGAAAGTATCCAACTTTAGTTGAAGATATAAAGTGA